The Halorussus rarus genome includes the window TAGCCCTTCACCGGCGAGTCGTCGGTGACGGTGAGCTCGACGACCTGGAGGTGGTGGGCGATGTCGGCGATGGCCCGGATGTTCCCGCCGAGCAGCGCGTTCTTCGCGCCGATGGCGCCGAGCCGTTCGGGGTAGACCACCTCGTCGACGTCGCTGGCGAACTTCCGGTAGATGTCCTCGCGGTAGTCCTCGTCGATGCGCAACACCGTCCGGCAGTCGAAGTGCTTGGCCACCATGCACGCCGCGAAGTTGACGTTGAGGTCGCCCGTGAGCGCCCCGACCGCGTCGGCGGATTCGAGGTCGGCCTTCCGGAGTATCTCCTCGCGCCCCCCGTCGCCCTCGACCACCTCGAAGTCGTCGGTGCGAGCGCGCTCGACCTTGTTGGCGTCGCGCTCGACCAGCGTGACGTCGTGGCCCTCCTCGCGGAGGACCCGGGCCGTGCGGAGTCCCACCCGGCCGGAACCAATGATAACGAATTTCATGGTAACGCTTACGCGGCACTGCCTGAATAAGTTTTCTCCACCCCAAACGCTTTTCTTGTATGGTACTGAATGGCACAGTGCGATGGTCCACGCGTTTATCATGATCGAGACCGCTGCCGGGCGCTCCGGCGACGTGCTGGAAGCCATCCGGAGACTCGACCGCGTCACGGAGGCCCACGTGGTCGCGGGCGAGTTCGACGTCATCGCGGAGGCCGACGCCGACGAGGTGTACGACGTGCTGCACGCCGCCTCGACGGACATCTCCGGGATGGACGGGGTCGCCGACACCAAGACCTACATGGCGATCGACTAGGGCGGCCGCAACGCTCGTTCTCTGCGCACAGAAGCCCGCTGTTCCCCGAAAGTGGCGGGTTCGCGAAACGGAGCACCGCCGCGGCGTCCGTGCCGCTCAGCAATCGAGTTCCTGCACCTCGTGGTCGGCCAGGAACGAGTCGAGCTCGCCTTCTGGTCGCGAAGTTCCGGCTGGAGGTCGGCGTACACGCGCTCGAACACGTCTCGGGAGTCGCCGGGGTCGGACAGTTCGCGTCCCAAACGACCTTACCGCAGCGAGGCGAAGCCGGGGTGGAATGAGTGTCATCGCGGAACTGTCGGTCCCCGTCGAGGACTTCCCGCTCGGCCGGGCGCTCGCCGCGACGCCCGAGCTGGAGGTCGAACTCGAACGCATCGTCCCGACGGGCGACGCGACCCTGCCGTTCTTCTGGGTGTGGGGCGACGACGTGGAGGCGTTCGTCGCGGCGCTGGAGGACGAAGACGGCGTCGATTCGGTGACGGTGCTCGACCGGGTGAGCGACGGTGCGCTCCTGCGCGCGACCTGGACCGACGAGGCCGGGCTCGTCGAGGCCGTCGTCGACTCGGAGGCGACCCTGCTGTCGGTGGCCCGGCGCGACGGCGAGTGGCGGTTCCAGCTCCGGTCGCCCGACCGCGAGGCGGTCGCCGACCTCCAGCGCTACTGCGCCGCCCACGACATCGACCTCCGGCTCAACTGGATCCACTCGGTCGCGGCGGTCGAGGCCGGCGAGCAGTACGGCCTGACCGACGACCAGCGCGCGGCAGTCGTGGCGGCCTTCGGGGCGGGCTACTTCGACGAGCCCCGAGGCACGACCCTCGAGGAGCTCTCGGCGGAGTTCGACATCTCCCCGCGGGCGGTCTCGAAGCGGATGCGCCGCGGCCTCCGGAATCTGGTCGCGGCGACGCTCGCGACCGAAGAGTGACCGCCTCTTAAAGGCGTTCAGAGGCGAACGTGATAGGGTACACCCCTGGGTCCCGATTTCCGGGTAGGAACGCTCCGAAGACCCCGCGCTCTTCGAGGCCGAGTTATCATGAGCGAGAAGCAATCGACGACGCGCCGCGAGACGGTACTGACCTACGAACTGAACGGACACGAGCGACTGAGCGAGGGGGTGGTCGCGGCCGTTGCGGCGGCCGCTGACGCCGACCCCACCGAGATAGATCCGCTCGCCGAGGTCGTCGACCCGGACGCGCTCGACGCGCTGTTCGCCGCCCACCTCGACGGGACGCCCCGGGACGCCGGCCGAACCGAGTTCTCCTTCTGCGGGTACGGCGTCGTCGTGAACAGCACGGGCCTCGTCTCGGTGTTCGACGCGGGCCGGTAGGCCGGCCGCCGGGTCGCCGATTCCCCAACGGTTATCGCCTCCCGGGCGCACATCTCGGACATGACAGCGCCGGCAGACCGCATCTTCACGAACGCGGAGGTCCACACCCTGGGCGACCCCGACGAGGTCGCCGAGGCGGTGGCGGTCCGGGACGGCGAGATCGTCCGCGTGGCCGACGCCTACGAGGTGGACTTCCTGGCGGGCGTCGGGACCGACGTGGTCGACCTCGGCGGCCGGGTCCTCCTCCCGGGGTTCGTCGACGCACACACCCACCTCCAGCACCTCGGAGCCAGGCTGGTCCACGCCGACCTGTCGGCCGCCGACTCGCCGGCCGACGGCGTCGGCCTGCTTCGCGAGACGGGCGAGGCCCGCCCCGACGACGAGTGGGTGCTCGGCTTCGGTTACGACGAGAGCGCGTGGGACGAGTCGCGGTACCTCACCCGCGAGGACTTAGACGCCGTCTCCGAGGACCGGCCCGTCGCGGCGTTCCGCGAGGACATGCACACAGCAGCGGTCAACTCGGTCGCGCTCGACCGCCACGCCGACGCGATGCCCGACGACGACGTCCGGACCGAGAGCGGCGAACCCACGGGGGTCATCGTCGAGGAGGCTGTCGACGTCGTCTACGAGGCCATCGAACCCGACGCCGACCAGATGCGCGAACTCCTCACGGCCGCCCAGCGCGAGGCCCACCGGCAGGGCGTGACCGCGGTCCACGACATGGTCCGCCAGTCGCGCGCTCCTGAAGTGTACCGTCGCATGGACCTCGACGGCGACCTCGCGCTCCGGGTGCGCATCAACTACTGGTCGGACCACCTCGACGCGCTCGACGAGGTCGGCCTCCGGACCAACCACGGCAGCGAGTTCGTCCGGGTCGGCGGGATCAAGACGTTCACCGACGGGAGCTTCGGCGGCCGGACCGCGAAGCTCTCGGAGCCGTACGCCGACGCCGGAAGCGAAGAACCGGTGGACGACGACGCCACCGGCCAGTGGGTCGTTCCGCCCGAGGAACTCCGGGACCTCGTCGCAAGGGCCGACGACGCCGGGTTCCAGCTGACCGCCCACGCCATCGGGGACGAGGCGGTCGACGAGGTGCTGGCGGCCTACGAGGCGACCGGCGACCCCGGCGCCGCCCGCCACCGGGTCGAACACGCGGAACTCGCCGACGACGAGGCGGTCGAGCGGTTCGCCGAGTCGGGGGTCGTCGCTTCGGTCCAGCCCAACTTCCTCAAGTGGGCCCGACCGGGCGGCCTGTACGACGACCGCATCGGAACCGAGCGCCGACGGAGGGCCGACCGGTTCGCGGATCTGCTCGAGGCGGGCGCGCACCTCGCGTTCGGGAGCGACTGCATGCCGCTGGACCCGCTGTTCGGCGTCCACCAGACGGTCGACGCGCCGGCCGACCGCCAGCGGCTCTCGGTGACCGAGGCGCTGCGGGCGTACACCCGCGGGGCGGCCTACGCCGGGTTCGACGAGGATCGCCTCGGCACCGTCGCGGTCGGCAAGAAGGCCGACCTGGTGGCGCTGGAGCGGTCGCCGTGGGACCACTCCGAGGACATCGAGAGCGTCGACGTGGCGCTGACCGTGGTCGACGGCGAGATAGTCTACGACGACCGGAACTGACCCCGACTGTTTCCGCTACTCTTCGCCCGTAGACGGGATTTAGCTGCTGTCTGCTCGTACTCTGCAGTGGTTCCCTTTCGCGACGCCCCTCGAACTACATCGTATTCTCTCGAGACCGAGTAGTACGTCGAGTCGCTTCACCGGGGACTTCTGAAGAGAAAATATTTTCAATGACGGACACCGAAGTCAGTCACAATCGTAGGTGGCTTACTGTGCCAAAGATGGAAACGGCGGACATCGAAACGGACCTCAGTCTCTTCAAGTATGACAACCTCGAACAGTTACCCGAAGCGTACCGGGGACTGGACGAGGAGGAGCGAACGGAACGCATCGAGGCCGCCAAGGCGGCGCTCGGCGACGATCTCGTCATCCTCGGCCACAACTACCAGCGCCGGGAGATCGTCGGGCACGCCGACTTCGTCGGCGACTCGTACCAGTTGAGCGTCGAGGCCGCGGAGGCCGACGCCGAGTACGTGGTGTTCGGCGGGGTGACGTTCATGGCCGAGTCGGCCGACATCATCACCGACGACGACCAGACGGTCATCCTGCCGTCGATGGAGGCCTCCTGCCCGATGGCCGGGATGGCCGAGGCCCTCCAGGTCGACGCGGCGTGGGCCGAGATCACCGAAGCGGCGCCCGACGCCGACATCGTCCCGGTCACGTACATGAACTCCTACGCCGACCTGAAGGCGTTCTGCGCCGAGCAGGGCGGCGCGGTCTGCACCTCCTCGAACGCCCACGAGGTGTTCGAGTGGGCGTTCGAGCGGGGCGACAAGGTGCTGTTCCTCCCCGACAAGCACCTCGGCGAGAACACCGCCCACCGCCTCGGGATGGCGGACAGCATCGCCGAGTGGGACCCCTGGGACCCCGAGGGCAAGGACGCCGACGAGGTCGCGGAGAGCGACATCATCCTCTGGGACGGCTACTGCCAGGTCCACGAGCGCTTCCGCGTCGACCACGTCGAGCGGGTACGGGAGGAGTACGACGACGCCAGCGTCATCGTCCACCCCGAATGTCGCCGCGAGGTCGTGGAAGCCGCCGACGTCGCCGGCAGCACGGCGACCATCTGCGACACCGTGGCCGAGGCCGACCCGGGCGAGACGTGGGCCATCGGGACCGAGATCCACCTCGCGAACCACCTCCAGCGGTGGCACCCCGAGGTGAACGTCGTCCCGCTCTGTGGGGAGGCGTGCATGGACTGCAACGCGATGCGCCAGATCGACCCCAACTACCTGACGTGGGTGCTGGAGGAGCTCGTGGCGGGTCGCGAGCGCAACGTCATCGAGGTCGACCCACAGGAGGCCGAACTGGCCGAACTGGCGATGGAGCGCATGCTGGAGATCTGACGATGACCGGAACTGCCATTCCCGCGGAGACCGACGTCCTGGTCGTCGGCAGCGGCGTCGCGGGCTGTGCGACCGCGCTCGCCGCCGCCAGCCAGGGCGCGGAGGTGCTGGTCGTCACGAAGGCGACCCGGCCCGAGGAGACCACGTCCCACTGGGCGCAGGGCGGGGTCGCCACCGCGCGGTCGGACCCCGACTCGTTCGCACAGGACGTCCTCGACGCCAGCGCCGGCACCGCCGACCCCGAGGCGGTCGAAGTGCTGGTCGAGGAGTCGCGGGATGCGGTCGAGGACGTGCTGGTCGAGACGCTGGACGTGCCCTTCGACCGCGAGGGCACCCAACTGGATTACGCCCGCGAGGCCGCCCACTCCGAGCCCCGCATCCTCCACGTCGACGCCAGCACCGGCAGGCACGTGCTCGCGCCGTTCCTGAACCACCTCGACGCGCACGACCGGGTGACCGTCCGGGAGGACACCGCCGCGCTCGACCTGGTCACCCACGAGGGGCGCGTCCACGGCGCAATGGTCGACGGAAGCGGCGGAACCGCACCGAAGCCGGTCTTCGCCGGGGCGACCGTCCTCGCCACGGGCGGCATCGGCGCGCTCTACGAGCACTCCACCAACCCGGAGACCGCGACCGGCGACGGTATCGCGATGGCCGCGCTGGCGGGCGCGACGGTCGCGGACATGGCCTACGTGCAGTTCCATCCCACGGCCTACTCGGGTGAGGACCCCTTCCTCGTCAGCGAGGCAGTGCGCGGCGAGGGCGCGGTCCTGCGGAACGCCGAGGGCGAGCGCTTCATGCCCGACTACCACGCGGACGCCGAGCTCGGGCCGCGCGACGTGGTCGCCCGCGCGGTCGCCGACGAGCGCGAGCGCACGGGCGAGGTCGTACTGGACGTCTCGCCCCTCGACTTCGTCGGGGAGTTCCCGGACCTCGCCGAAAAGTGCGAGGCCCGCGGCGTCGACTGGCGGGACGGGATTCCTGTCGAACCCAGCGAGCACTTCCTCTGCGGCGGGATCTCGGTGGACGACCGCGGCCGGGCCGACCTCGACCGGCTGTTCGCTGTCGGCGAGTGCGCCCGGACCGGCGTCCACGGCGCGAACCGGCTCGCGTCGACCAGCCTGCTGGAGGGGCTGGTCTGGGGCCTGCGGGCCGGCGAGACCGCGGCCGGCTTCGAACCCGAGCGCGTCGAGGCGCCCGACCTGCGCGACAGCGACCCCGACCTGCCCGCGGGATTCGCCCGCGAGAAGTTCGTCCGGCTGCGCCGGGTGATGGACGAGCACGTGGGGCTGCGCCGGACGCCCGGGGGCCTCCGGCGCGCGACCGCGGTGCTCCGGCGGCTCAAGGGCGAGGTCGACGCCTACACCCGGACCCGGACCAGCCGGAGCCTCTACGAGCTCCGGAACGCCAGCGTGGTCGCGCTGCTGGTCGCCCGGCACGCGACCGAGGCCGACCCGGTGGGCTGTCACGCGCTCGAAGAGGGGGAGTCCGAAACTCGCTCCGAGGAGGTCGAGGCCCGTGCGGGTGACTGACCGGAAAGTGGAGGCGTGGCTCCGCGAGGACGTGGGCCACCGCGACGTGACCAACCACGTCCCGGGCGAGACGACCGGTCGGCTCGTCGCGAAGGAGTCGGGCGTCGCGGCCGGTCTCGACGCCGCGGAGGCCGTCTTCGATTACTTGGACGTGGACGCTGCGGCGACCGTCGACGCGGGCGACCGAATCGACCCGGGCGACGCGGTGCTGGAAGTGGCGGGGCCTGCGGAGTCGGTCCTCCGGGGCGAGCGCGTCGCGGTCAACGTCGCGGCCCACGCCTCTGGCGTGGCGACGGAGACTCGGCGGGCGGTCGACGCGGCCCGCGAGGTCACCGACGAGGTGGCGATCGCCGGCACTCGGAAGACAACGCCCGGCCTCCGCGGCGTCGAGAAGCGCGCCGTCGCGGCGGGGGGCGGGGACACCCATCGCCTCACGCTCTCGGGGATGGTGATGGTCAAGGACAACCACGTCGCCGAGATGGGCCTTGAGGAGGCTATCGCACACTTCCGCGAGGAGAAGTCGTTCGCCGCGAAGATCGAGGTCGAGGTGGAGGCTCCGGAGGACGGCGTCCGGGCCGCCGACGCGGGGGCCGACATCGTCCTCTTCGACAACATGACGCCCGAGGCGGTGCGGGAGGGCGTCGAACTGCTGCCCGAGGGCGTGCTCGCCGAGGCGAGTGGTGGCATCGGCATCGAGGACGTGCCGGAGTACGCGGCGACCGGCGTCGACGTCATCTCGATGGGGTCGCTCACGCACTCGGCGCCGAGCCTGGACCTGTCGTTCCGGACCGGAGAGGAGTGACAGAGAACTGCTTTCCTGTCGCGGTTTTCTCTTCCTTTGGAACTGCCGTACCCCGACACTGACTGGCTACTGACTGCTCTTCTGATTCCCGTCAACGGCCGGGACGAGGGTGATTGGCGGCAAGACGCTAGCTACTGCCGTCACCTATGAGTTACAGCGACCGCACGGCACCGCAGCCTCACACCTCCCCAGCCTCCTGCGTTGCTCGCTCGCTACGCTCACTGCGCTACTCGTCCCTCGCGCGCTTGGCGGACCCTAAGGGTCCGCCAGCGCGCGCCGGGTGGAACCGAGCCTCTAAAACTGGACGAGAAAATCCCGCGAACCCTACTCCAGCAGGCTATCGCCGGTCATCGCTTCGGGCTGATCGACGCCGATGAGCGAAAGCAGGGTCGGCGCGATGTCGCAGAGCGACCCGCCCTCGCGGACTCGTTTACCCCCGTCGTCGCCCTCGGGCGTCAGGTAGGCGAGCGGGACCGGATTGTAGGTGTGGGCGGTGTGGGGGTCCTCGGGCGTGCCCATGTCGTCGGCGTTGCCGTGGTCGGCGGTGACGAGGACGTGCCCGCCCGCCGCTTCGGCCGCCTCGACCAGTCGGCCCAACTGGGCGTCGACCGCCTCCACGGCTTCGACCGCGGCGTCGAAGTCGCCGGTGTGGCCCACCATGTCCGGGTTCGCGTAGTTGAGCACCAGCACGTCCGGGTCGTCGGACTCGATGGTAGTGACGGCGGTGTCGGTCACTTCCTGCGCGCTCATCTCGGGCTGCTGGTCGTAGGTCGGGACGTCCGGCGAGGGGACGATCTCGCGGCGCTCGCCCTCGAACTCCACCTCCCGGCCGCCGTTGAGGAAGTAGGTGACGTGGGCGTACTTCTCGGACTCGGCGATGCGGAGCTGTGTGAGCCCGTTCTCGGCCAGCACCTCGCCGAGCACGTCCTCGGGCTGGTGGGGCGGGAAGGCGATCGGCAGGTCGAACTCCTCGTCGTACTGGGTCATCGTGACCAGCCGGATCTCGGGCGGGTCGGTCTCGAACGTCCAGACGGGGTCGATGTCTTCTCGCGGGCTTTGCCCGCTCGAATGGGTCGCGGAGCTTCGCTCCGCGTTCTCCGCGAGCATTCTGGTCAGTTGGCGGGCGCGGTCGGCCCGGAAGTTGAAGAAGAGCGCGGCGTCGCCATCTCGCATCGCGAGATGGCTGCTCGCCGAGCTCTGCTCGGCGGTGTCTCCATCCTCCATCGCGGGGACGCCCTCGACCAGGGTGGGCTCCACGAACTCGTCGGTGGTGTCGCGGTCGTAGCTCTCCTCGACCGCCGAGACCGCCGAGTCGGCGGCGTACTCGGCCTCGCGCTCGACGATGGCCTCGTAGGCCCGGCGGGTGCGCTCCCAGTTCTGGTCGCGGTCCATCGCGTAGTACCGCCCGGAGACGGTCGCGACCTCGCCGGTCCCCTCCCGGTCGATAACTTGCTGGAGGTCCGCGAGGAAGTCGGCGCCGCTCCGCGGCGGGGTGTCCCGGCCGTCGGTGAACGCGTGGGTCACCGCGTCGACCCCGCGCTCGGCGGCGAGTTCGATGAGGGCGTAGAGGTGCTTCTGGTCGGAGTGGACTCCGCCCTCGCTGACCAGTCCCATGAAGTGGACCCGGCCGTCGTGCTCGCGGGCGTACTCGAAGGCCGAGTCGACGGCCTCGTTCTCGCCGAGTTCGCCGTTCTCGATAGCGTCCTCGATGCGGGTGTACTCCTGCTTGACCACCCGGCCCGCGCCGATGTTGAGGTGGCCGACCTCGCTGTTGCCCATCTGTCCCTCGGGCAGGCCCACGCGTCGCCCGGTCACGTTCAGGGTTCCGTAGGCGCCCGCGTCGGCGAACCGGTCGAAGTTGGGCGTGTCGGCGGCCTCGATGGCGTTTCTTCCGCCGTCCTCGCTTCCCAATCCCCAGCCGTCGAGGATTATCAGCGCGGCCTTCATGGCCGAAGGGAAGCCCTCGCATCCTAACTACCCTTCGCTTGGCGGGGAAGCGCGGACCGGTGCGGATTCCCGGCCGGACCGACGTGTTCTCCGTCCGACACTCCGGAACGTTCAACAAGACCTTTGGCCGCCCGCGGCGAACGGCGTGGTATGAAAGGTGTCGTCGGTGGGGGAATCGCGGGTCTCGCGGCCGCCTACCGCCTCCAGCAGCACGGTCACGACGTGCAGGTGTTCGAAGCCAGCGACCAGGTCGGCGGGCTCGCCGCGGTGTACGAGACCGCGGGCGACCCGATAGAGAAGTTCTACCACCACCTCTCGGCGACCGAGGAGACCATCGTGGACCTCATCGAGGAGTTGGGGCTGGAAGACGACCTGCAGTGGCCCATCGGCAAGAACGCCTACTACTGGGACGGGACCGTCTATCCGATGGACAAGCCGTGGGAGATTCTGGCCTACCCCTATATGAGCGTCTACGACAAGTTCCGGCTCACGATGCTCACCCAGGAGATCGACGTCCGGGGCGGGATTCCGAAGTTCGACACCTACGAGAACCTCGAGGACTTCGAGGACGTCCCCATCGAGCGGTTCCTGCGCGAGCACACCACCAACGGGGTGTACGAGGGGTTCTTCGAGCCGCTGCTCGACGCGAAGTTCGGCGACCGCAAGGACGACGTGAGCGCGGCCTGGCTGCTGGGCCGCATCAAGTTCCGGGGCGAGCGCGACCTCCTGCGGGGCGAACCCCTGGGCTACCTGGAGGGCGGCTTCGGTCAGCTGCTCGACGCACTCGTCGAGGCGGTGGGCAGGGAGAACATCACGACCAACGCCCGCGTGACCGGCCTGGACCTCGATGACGGCCGCGTAAGCGGGATGACCGTCGAGACGAGGCCACCCGCGGACGCCGAAAGCGGCGAGGCTGTCGAGGCCGAGGCGGACGGTGGAGTCGAAGCTCAGGACCCCGGCGTCACCACCGAGACCCACGCGGTCGACGACGTCGTGGTCGCGGCGATGCCCAACGTGCTCGAGGACCTCTGCGGCTACGAGTGCGACATCGACTTCCAGGGCGCGGTCTGCGCGCTCGTGACGATGGACGAGCAGCTGACCGACACCTACTGGCTCAACATCGCCCACGACGCGCCGTTCGGCGCGCTCATCGAGCACACCAACTACATGCCGCCGGAGAACTACGGCGGCGACCACCTGCTGTACGTCGCCAGCTACATCCAGGACTACGACGAGGAGCTCTGGCAGCTGGACGAGGGCGAGATCGAGGAGCTCTGGCTCGGCCACATCGAGGAGATGTTCCCCGACTGGGACCGCTCGCACGTCGAGGAGTTCCGGCTGGCCAAGAACCCCCGCGCGGCGCCCATCTACGAGCGGGGGTACCTCGACACGGTCATCCCGTACGACCTCTCCGAGGAGGTCGCCGAGGGGCTCTACTACGCCGGGATGGCGAGCCGGGCGCAGTACCCCGAGCGCAGCCTCAACGGCGGCATCGTCGCGGGCTACGAGTGCGCCGACCGAATCGCGGGCCGCAAGCGGGTCGTCAGCCCGGAATAGTCCGAGGACACATCCCGGGCTCGCCGGCGGAATCGGCCGGGTCTGCCGGCAGAACGCCCAGAATACTTTTCCGCGATTTCGGCCTATCCCCGCCGGGGAGACCAATGAGTAGCATCCTATCCGAAGCGGCAGACGCGGCGCGAACAGAACTGACGGACGACGGCGCGCGCGGCTCGATACTCCGAGTGGTCGAGCTGGTCGAGGAGACCGACTCCGACGGCGAGGGCCGGGCGGTGGCTCGCTCGCTGGGCCGGCCGTTCCTGCTCGTCGACCTGAAGGCCGTGCTCGACTACGTCCGCGGGAACCGCGGGAAGACGACCGAGATCGCCGAGGGGCACGTCGAAGAGGCGATTCAGACGGCGACCGACGACGGGGGCCGGCGGCGGGACGAGAGCCGGGGACGCGACGGCGGCGAGAGCGACGGCCGCGGCGCCCTGTCGAAGCTGTTCCTCCTCGGGGCCGTCGTCGGTCTCGGGTACGTGCTGCGAAAGCGGTCCGACTCGGTCGGTCAGGCCGTCAGTCAGGCGACCGACCGCGCCCGTGAGGTCGCCGACGAGACGGCCATGCGTTCGGGCGAAGCCGCCCAGCGGACGGAGGCCGTCGCCGGAGAGGCCGCAGACCGGATCGAGGAGAGCGGCGAGATGGCCGCCGACCGAGTGCAGGAGGGCAGCGAGACCGCCGCCGAGCAGGTTCGAGAGGGCGGTGAGATGGCCGCCGACCGAGTGGAAGAGGGCGGCGAGAAGGTCTCGGACGACATCGAGGGGGCCGCGGACACCGCCGAGGACGCCGAATCGACGGCCGAGGACAAGGCCGACGAGATGTCGAGCGACGGGAACGGCGACGACGAAGAGAGCGAGGAGTAACGCTCTCCTCGCGGTGACTGGTGGGAACGCAGACTTTTTCGGGCGATCCGCCTTCGGCAGCGTGTAGCTCGCGTGAACGGGTTACGCCTCGGCGTCTTCGTCGCTGACGCCGGGCGCCTGGGTCACGTCCACGTCGGCCGGTTCGTCCTGGCCGCCGACGTGGACGTTGCCCTCGGCGTCCTCGACGTACACGTCGTCGGCGAAGCCGCCCTCGGCGTAGGGGTGCTCGGGCTCTTCCAGCTTCTCGGGGGTCGAGGGCGCGTCGGGGATGCCGCCCGCGGGCTCGAACTCCCCGAGCGGGTCGTCGATGGCGATGCCGTGTCGCTCGAAGAACTCGGCGTAGCGGTCGTAGTGGTCGTCGAGTTCGTCGCTCGGGAACTCCATCATCTCGGTCCAGCCGTGGTTGTAGAAGTCGAAGTTGGCCTGGACGTGGGTGATCTCGCGGGCCTCGGCCTCCGGGGCGCCCTGCTGGAGCGCGGCGAGGTAGGTGTCCATCGTGGCGTCGAAGAACGCGTCGAGGCGCTCGCGGCGCTCCTCCCGGTGGTCCGGGTCGGCCTTCTCGAGGAAGATGCGGGTGTGGAGGTCCACCAGCCTGTCCTTCACGAGGTCCGAGACCACCGGCAGTTCCAGCGCCTTCCGGGACGCGAAGTGACGGACGTTCTGGTTTATCTTCATCGGGCGGAAGTTGGGACCCGACCCCCAAAAGTCCGTCCGTTCGTCAACAGTTCGCGTGGTACTCGGTCGGCTCTCCCACAAGCGATACCCAGATAGCAACCCACTTTAACCCCGATGCTGAAGTTTCGGCTATGAGCGAGTCGTACGTGATAATCGGAGACGGCATCGCGGGGAGCTCCGCCGCGGAGACCATCCGCGAGGAGGACCCCGACGCCGACGTCGCCGTCATCACAGACGAAGGTGAGGCCCTGTACAACCGCATCCTCATCAAGGAGTTCGCCAAAGGAAAGCTCCCCGAAGCGCCCATCTCCATCCACGAAGAGGGCTGGTACGCCGAACGCGACATCGACCTCGAACTCAACACGTTCGTCACCGACGTCGACCCCGACGCCCACGAGGTCCACACTCACGACAGCGGCACCTACGAGTACGACAAGCTGCTGGTCGCGACGGGCGGGACGCCGACCCAGCTGCCGGTCGAGAACAGCGACGCGGAGGGCGTCCACCACTTCTGGACGTTCCAGGACGCCCGGAAGATCCAGGAGCACGCCGAGTCGGCCGACACCGGCGTCGTGGTCGGGGCGGGGCTGCTGGGCATCGACCTCGCGGCCATCTGCGCCGCCCAGGAGGTCGACGCGAAGTACATCATGCGAGGCAACCGCTGGTGGCGCTACGGGCTGAGCCTCGACGGCGCCGAGATCATCCACGACGCGCTCGAGGAGAAGGGCGTCGAGCCCGTCCTCGAGAGCGGGGTCGAGGAGTTCCGGACCGACGACGACGGTCGGGTCGTCTCGACGGTCGACGCCAACGGCGAGGAGTACGAGAGCGAC containing:
- the nadC gene encoding carboxylating nicotinate-nucleotide diphosphorylase, producing MRVTDRKVEAWLREDVGHRDVTNHVPGETTGRLVAKESGVAAGLDAAEAVFDYLDVDAAATVDAGDRIDPGDAVLEVAGPAESVLRGERVAVNVAAHASGVATETRRAVDAAREVTDEVAIAGTRKTTPGLRGVEKRAVAAGGGDTHRLTLSGMVMVKDNHVAEMGLEEAIAHFREEKSFAAKIEVEVEAPEDGVRAADAGADIVLFDNMTPEAVREGVELLPEGVLAEASGGIGIEDVPEYAATGVDVISMGSLTHSAPSLDLSFRTGEE
- a CDS encoding helix-turn-helix domain-containing protein, producing MSVIAELSVPVEDFPLGRALAATPELEVELERIVPTGDATLPFFWVWGDDVEAFVAALEDEDGVDSVTVLDRVSDGALLRATWTDEAGLVEAVVDSEATLLSVARRDGEWRFQLRSPDREAVADLQRYCAAHDIDLRLNWIHSVAAVEAGEQYGLTDDQRAAVVAAFGAGYFDEPRGTTLEELSAEFDISPRAVSKRMRRGLRNLVAATLATEE
- a CDS encoding potassium channel family protein, yielding MKFVIIGSGRVGLRTARVLREEGHDVTLVERDANKVERARTDDFEVVEGDGGREEILRKADLESADAVGALTGDLNVNFAACMVAKHFDCRTVLRIDEDYREDIYRKFASDVDEVVYPERLGAIGAKNALLGGNIRAIADIAHHLQVVELTVTDDSPVKGYSMGELSLPADSRILAFGKADEAMGIPLPDDSLEVGDRLAVLADFDVLEDVRRILVGDASRASAQAMTGGS
- a CDS encoding amidohydrolase, producing the protein MTAPADRIFTNAEVHTLGDPDEVAEAVAVRDGEIVRVADAYEVDFLAGVGTDVVDLGGRVLLPGFVDAHTHLQHLGARLVHADLSAADSPADGVGLLRETGEARPDDEWVLGFGYDESAWDESRYLTREDLDAVSEDRPVAAFREDMHTAAVNSVALDRHADAMPDDDVRTESGEPTGVIVEEAVDVVYEAIEPDADQMRELLTAAQREAHRQGVTAVHDMVRQSRAPEVYRRMDLDGDLALRVRINYWSDHLDALDEVGLRTNHGSEFVRVGGIKTFTDGSFGGRTAKLSEPYADAGSEEPVDDDATGQWVVPPEELRDLVARADDAGFQLTAHAIGDEAVDEVLAAYEATGDPGAARHRVEHAELADDEAVERFAESGVVASVQPNFLKWARPGGLYDDRIGTERRRRADRFADLLEAGAHLAFGSDCMPLDPLFGVHQTVDAPADRQRLSVTEALRAYTRGAAYAGFDEDRLGTVAVGKKADLVALERSPWDHSEDIESVDVALTVVDGEIVYDDRN
- a CDS encoding HalOD1 output domain-containing protein, which encodes MSEKQSTTRRETVLTYELNGHERLSEGVVAAVAAAADADPTEIDPLAEVVDPDALDALFAAHLDGTPRDAGRTEFSFCGYGVVVNSTGLVSVFDAGR
- a CDS encoding L-aspartate oxidase — its product is MTGTAIPAETDVLVVGSGVAGCATALAAASQGAEVLVVTKATRPEETTSHWAQGGVATARSDPDSFAQDVLDASAGTADPEAVEVLVEESRDAVEDVLVETLDVPFDREGTQLDYAREAAHSEPRILHVDASTGRHVLAPFLNHLDAHDRVTVREDTAALDLVTHEGRVHGAMVDGSGGTAPKPVFAGATVLATGGIGALYEHSTNPETATGDGIAMAALAGATVADMAYVQFHPTAYSGEDPFLVSEAVRGEGAVLRNAEGERFMPDYHADAELGPRDVVARAVADERERTGEVVLDVSPLDFVGEFPDLAEKCEARGVDWRDGIPVEPSEHFLCGGISVDDRGRADLDRLFAVGECARTGVHGANRLASTSLLEGLVWGLRAGETAAGFEPERVEAPDLRDSDPDLPAGFAREKFVRLRRVMDEHVGLRRTPGGLRRATAVLRRLKGEVDAYTRTRTSRSLYELRNASVVALLVARHATEADPVGCHALEEGESETRSEEVEARAGD
- the nadA gene encoding quinolinate synthase NadA, whose product is MPKMETADIETDLSLFKYDNLEQLPEAYRGLDEEERTERIEAAKAALGDDLVILGHNYQRREIVGHADFVGDSYQLSVEAAEADAEYVVFGGVTFMAESADIITDDDQTVILPSMEASCPMAGMAEALQVDAAWAEITEAAPDADIVPVTYMNSYADLKAFCAEQGGAVCTSSNAHEVFEWAFERGDKVLFLPDKHLGENTAHRLGMADSIAEWDPWDPEGKDADEVAESDIILWDGYCQVHERFRVDHVERVREEYDDASVIVHPECRREVVEAADVAGSTATICDTVAEADPGETWAIGTEIHLANHLQRWHPEVNVVPLCGEACMDCNAMRQIDPNYLTWVLEELVAGRERNVIEVDPQEAELAELAMERMLEI
- a CDS encoding Lrp/AsnC ligand binding domain-containing protein, giving the protein MVHAFIMIETAAGRSGDVLEAIRRLDRVTEAHVVAGEFDVIAEADADEVYDVLHAASTDISGMDGVADTKTYMAID